One Microbacterium trichothecenolyticum DNA window includes the following coding sequences:
- a CDS encoding DNA polymerase III subunit gamma and tau, with protein sequence MTTALYRRYRPQAFGEMIGQSQVTEPLMTALRSDRVGHAYLFSGPRGCGKTTSARILARCLNCAAGPTDTPCGTCDSCVELGRGGGGSLDVVEIDAASHNGVDDARDLRERAIFAPARDRFKIFILDEAHMVTQQGFNALLKLVEEPPAHVKFIFATTEPEKVLGTIRSRTHHYPFRLVPPAAMLEYVQELCESEAVGVEAGVLPLVVRAGGGSPRDTLSLLDQLIAGSDQDAAGHVLVRYERAVALLGYTHSELLDEVVDAFAALDGAGAFAAVDRVVQTGQDPRRFVDDLLERLRDLIIVAATGAGAAAVLRGVPDDELERMARQATAFGAARLSRTADLVVAALDEMTGATSPRLQLELLVARVLTHAGVSQGISPASAHDLEASRGAASPAPQMAPATGRPASPAADIAAPDHNLAQPPVAAAAPRVASPGIASPGIASPGAASPGPSEPRVAAPAVVSPAVAAPAVASPAIASPGIASPGPSAPRVAVPGVASPSVGSPSVAAPSIAAPPAASASSPRTPAPASERPSAAPARASSPAVSGTYDDDVPPPFTDDDAPPPFDEPESATPVSAPQRPAPAEASAADDAHPFDTAPTPESEVGATVAPTASAPTEPDAGATSPAPPAASSREPTAAREFAPSSSGLPADDVSPLEPSAPTPPATPVGPIELGHVRDAWPEILGQLEVARRSAWLVVSTATVRAYDDDVLTLSFRTSGDLAAFKTRTVDGGPSEDLRQAIHAVLGVRVKYLARLDGEGGPGHSAPPRGPSAPPSTGSQIGPRGGAQTGGASSRSSAPYAAAVTEWAVAPIPSADGATSAPSTALAVDDEPDDASATAAPFAVAPGAVLPTRDVTPSMPAPDEVDDDDDIPPADDTEIPLPPVIVPRMTPLSGGAQRYGEAVVRQVLGATYVRDEPYEPPTRFS encoded by the coding sequence CATGCGGCACCTGCGACAGTTGCGTCGAGCTCGGCCGCGGCGGGGGCGGTTCGCTCGACGTCGTCGAGATCGATGCCGCCAGCCACAACGGCGTCGACGATGCTCGCGACCTGCGCGAGCGCGCGATCTTCGCGCCGGCTCGCGACCGCTTCAAGATCTTCATCCTCGACGAGGCTCACATGGTCACGCAGCAGGGCTTCAATGCCCTGCTCAAGCTCGTCGAAGAGCCCCCCGCACACGTCAAGTTCATCTTCGCGACCACCGAGCCCGAAAAGGTGCTCGGAACGATCCGCTCGCGCACCCACCACTACCCGTTCCGGCTCGTACCGCCGGCGGCCATGCTCGAGTACGTCCAAGAGCTCTGCGAGAGCGAGGCCGTCGGCGTCGAGGCCGGCGTGCTGCCCCTCGTCGTCCGCGCCGGTGGCGGATCACCCCGCGACACGCTCTCTCTGCTCGATCAGCTCATCGCCGGCTCCGATCAGGATGCCGCGGGGCACGTCCTCGTGCGATACGAGCGCGCCGTGGCGCTACTCGGGTACACCCACTCCGAGTTGCTCGACGAAGTCGTCGACGCCTTCGCAGCGCTCGACGGTGCCGGTGCGTTCGCCGCCGTCGACCGCGTCGTGCAGACCGGGCAAGATCCACGTCGGTTCGTCGACGACCTGCTCGAGCGACTCCGTGACCTCATCATCGTCGCGGCGACCGGAGCCGGTGCGGCGGCGGTGCTGCGCGGCGTCCCCGACGACGAGCTCGAGCGCATGGCCCGCCAGGCCACGGCGTTCGGAGCCGCACGACTGTCGCGTACGGCCGACCTCGTCGTCGCCGCTCTCGATGAGATGACCGGGGCGACATCGCCGCGGCTGCAGCTGGAATTGCTGGTCGCGCGTGTGCTCACGCATGCCGGGGTTTCGCAGGGGATCTCGCCTGCCAGCGCCCACGATCTCGAGGCGTCACGCGGTGCTGCATCGCCAGCGCCACAGATGGCGCCGGCAACCGGGCGACCCGCGTCTCCTGCCGCCGACATCGCGGCACCGGATCACAATCTCGCACAGCCCCCCGTCGCGGCCGCTGCACCGCGCGTCGCTTCGCCTGGTATCGCTTCTCCCGGTATCGCTTCTCCCGGTGCGGCATCGCCTGGGCCGTCGGAGCCGCGCGTCGCGGCGCCCGCCGTCGTTTCCCCTGCCGTCGCCGCGCCTGCCGTCGCTTCCCCCGCGATCGCTTCGCCCGGTATTGCGTCGCCTGGACCTTCTGCACCGCGCGTTGCGGTACCCGGCGTGGCGTCGCCGTCCGTGGGCTCACCATCCGTCGCGGCGCCGTCGATCGCCGCGCCGCCCGCGGCGTCGGCATCGTCGCCTCGCACCCCGGCACCCGCTTCCGAGCGCCCGTCGGCCGCCCCCGCGCGTGCCTCGTCGCCCGCCGTATCCGGTACGTACGACGACGACGTTCCGCCGCCGTTCACCGACGACGATGCCCCGCCGCCCTTCGACGAACCCGAGTCCGCGACTCCCGTATCCGCGCCGCAACGACCCGCCCCCGCCGAAGCGTCGGCGGCCGACGATGCGCACCCGTTCGATACCGCACCCACGCCCGAGAGCGAGGTGGGTGCGACGGTCGCGCCCACCGCTTCTGCTCCGACCGAGCCCGACGCCGGCGCCACGTCGCCCGCGCCCCCGGCCGCGTCTTCTCGCGAACCCACCGCTGCGCGGGAGTTCGCTCCGTCCTCGTCCGGGCTCCCCGCTGACGACGTCTCACCGCTCGAACCGTCGGCCCCGACTCCGCCCGCGACCCCGGTCGGACCCATCGAGCTCGGACACGTGCGCGACGCGTGGCCAGAGATTCTGGGGCAGCTCGAAGTCGCACGTCGCTCGGCGTGGCTCGTCGTGTCCACGGCGACGGTGCGTGCTTACGACGACGACGTGTTGACCCTTTCGTTCCGCACATCCGGCGACCTCGCGGCATTCAAGACACGCACGGTCGATGGAGGACCCAGCGAAGATCTCCGCCAGGCGATCCACGCCGTCCTGGGCGTCCGTGTGAAGTACCTCGCGCGTCTCGATGGTGAAGGTGGGCCCGGTCACAGCGCGCCCCCACGTGGCCCGTCCGCGCCGCCTTCGACAGGCTCTCAGATCGGTCCGCGCGGTGGCGCCCAGACGGGCGGTGCGTCATCGCGCTCGTCGGCCCCTTACGCAGCAGCGGTCACCGAATGGGCCGTGGCTCCCATCCCATCGGCTGATGGAGCCACTTCCGCTCCCTCCACGGCCCTCGCTGTAGATGACGAGCCCGACGACGCGTCCGCCACCGCTGCGCCGTTCGCGGTCGCCCCGGGTGCTGTGCTTCCGACCCGAGATGTCACCCCGTCGATGCCTGCGCCCGACGAGGTCGACGACGACGATGACATCCCACCGGCCGACGACACCGAGATACCCCTGCCCCCGGTCATCGTTCCGCGCATGACGCCGCTCAGCGGCGGAGCTCAGCGCTACGGTGAGGCGGTCGTGCGCCAGGTGCTCGGCGCCACCTACGTGCGCGACGAGCCCTATGAACCCCCGACGAGGTTCAGCTGA
- the recR gene encoding recombination mediator RecR, whose translation MYDGIVQDLIDEFGRLPGIGPKSAQRIAFHILQSPSFDVSRLSTLLGEVRDKVKFCEICGNVSEQERCSICRDPRRNPALICVVEDAKDVAAIERTREFRGLYHVLGGAISPIAGIGPDDLRVTQLMQRLADGTVQEVILATNPNLEGEATATYLSRLLHTLEIRVTRLASGLPVGGDLEYADEVTLGRAFEGRRTL comes from the coding sequence ATGTACGACGGCATCGTCCAAGACCTGATCGATGAGTTCGGGCGCCTCCCCGGCATCGGGCCGAAGTCGGCGCAGCGTATCGCGTTCCACATCCTGCAGTCGCCCAGCTTCGACGTATCCCGCCTCTCGACGCTTCTGGGCGAGGTTCGCGACAAGGTCAAGTTCTGCGAGATCTGCGGCAACGTCTCCGAGCAGGAACGCTGCTCGATCTGTCGCGACCCCCGGCGTAACCCGGCTCTGATCTGTGTCGTCGAAGACGCGAAAGACGTCGCCGCGATCGAGCGGACCCGTGAGTTCCGTGGCCTCTACCACGTGTTGGGCGGGGCTATCAGCCCCATCGCGGGCATCGGTCCCGACGATCTGCGCGTCACTCAACTCATGCAGCGTCTCGCCGATGGCACCGTGCAAGAGGTCATCCTCGCCACCAACCCCAACCTCGAGGGTGAAGCGACGGCCACGTATCTGAGCCGGCTGCTACACACCCTCGAAATTCGCGTCACGCGTTTGGCATCCGGTCTGCCCGTCGGCGGTGATCTCGAGTACGCCGACGAGGTCACCCTCGGCCGCGCCTTCGAGGGCCGCCGCACGCTCTGA